The Vicia villosa cultivar HV-30 ecotype Madison, WI linkage group LG1, Vvil1.0, whole genome shotgun sequence genome includes a region encoding these proteins:
- the LOC131657910 gene encoding uncharacterized protein LOC131657910 → MIEMLWQNRNNFIWNNEKEEALRLGWIASHRWQEWLLAQHHQDREVIPPNSQQWTPPPVGWLKCNVDAGFNRNKGTSNRGWCIRDNMGHFVKTGVAWDVGTLSVLEVEALALKEAIQGTVDLHLDHVVFASDSQQVVQAIHSNVTGSSEFNFIIQSIKLLLLDFPNFEVEFVKRQANMVAHCLTKAANS, encoded by the coding sequence ATGATTGAAATGTTATGGCAGAatagaaataattttatttgGAATAATGAGAAAGAGGAAGCATTAAGACTTGGTTGGATAGCTTCCCATAGGTGGCAGGAATGGTTGCTGGCACAACATCATCAGGATAGAGAGGTTATTCCCCCAAACAGTCAACAGTGGACTCCCCCTCCTGTGGGATGGTTAAAGTGTAATGTTGATGCGGGTTTTAATCGCAATAAAGGAACTTCTAATAGAGGTTGGTGTATCCGGGATAATATGGGCCACTTTGTTAAAACGGGTGTTGCTTGGGACGTGGGTACTTTATCCGTTTTGGAAGTAGAGGCGTTGGCTTTGAAAGAAGCTATCCAAGGGACGGTAGACCTTCATCTTGATCATGTAGTGTTTGCAAGTGATTCTCAACAAGTGGTGCAAGCCATCCATTCCAATGTTACCGGAAGCTCcgagtttaattttattattcagtCTATTAAGCTATTGTTACTagattttccaaactttgaggtaGAGTTTGTCAAACGTCAAGCAAATATGGTTGCCCATTGTCTAacaaaggcggccaattcttag
- the LOC131644491 gene encoding myosin-binding protein 3-like yields MATNRSGTSFVRTKRMEGFSDHLTFAACEWFLIFLLLLDSLLSYLLKKFASYCKLQLPCLLCSRLDHIWDGEKPEFYHNLFCGNHKSEISSMMFCHIHGKLADGHRMCDDCLLSLTTNAKRNTKTHRLLAGKFGVVMGGSGYQNSSLSRALFTGPKGSRPCSCCGKLWKLEQNGLRSVHLKAPGRAVLKPYVPLPRAPRQSRLNHRDSMKKIREKTPETDGKRSFHPSSHVGYTVLKLTSDTESEFQFSDYDDDDDGSAFHEKIEASNATFTQNVSEMSTEHAKGDLSPTKPKPSSPKHVEEINRPLADQNSSGFDLPELISLDEVSLSHSHVVNQEPERESEECKITCHSENFLPDDLSELMTLEGYHTPAGDSSEKSVDITQADDTGLVSEKNEEVSEKIDRNEDASTEIDSTASETAPQSPTQENLTEVPDSVTEQPPFNEVVEVKEEQESNVSSFVPTNHDHFPEINAETPKSCLESQDGSGMSEIEGESIVDKLKRQIEYDKKCMDDLQKELEEERNASAIAADEAMSMITRLQEEKAALQMEALQYLRMMDEQAEYDNDEFEKVNDLLAEKEKEIQDLEAELEYYRLNSNLTNEPIVHNMHEQSRDSKEESVTPQNICFHNITDTVNNIPNSQLSEESKGSDEVVDGETSVLEFEEEKQYISHCLKCLEKKLHQLSFNKVSSEASNVGLEKLETSKLNQQGDSNSEGPHLDGRDETDLSIPNDRTLNGNHDKDDSAASNHDDCSLSIENKNSTSAEPQSSRSRRETDLISLENEISDLHDRLEALEFDHDLIEHITNSLQNGNDGKKFIQDIANQLSELRKIGIRSR; encoded by the exons ATGGCGACAAATCGAAGTGGAACTTCATTTGTCAGAACGAAAAGGATGGAAGGGTTCAGTGATCATCTCACATTTGCAGCTTGTGAGTGGTTTTTGATATTCCTATTGCTGCTGGATTCGTTGTTATCGTATCTTCTCAAAAAGTTTGCGAGTTATTGCAAGTTGCAGTTGCCTTGTTTGTTATGTTCTAGGCTTGATCATATCTGGGATGGTGAGAAGCCGGAGTTTTATCATAACTTGTTTTGCGGAAATCATAAGTCCGAGATATCGTCTATGATGTTTTGTCATATTCACGGTAAGCTTGCGGATGGTCATAGGATGTGCGATGACTGTCTTTTGTCGCTCACTACGAACGCGAAGAGGAACACGAAAACTCATCGGTTGTTGGCTGGTAAGTTTGGTGTTGTTATGGGTGGTTCTGGTTATCAAAACTCGTCGTTGAGCCGAGCTTTGTTTACTGGACCTAAGGGATCAAGGCCGTGTAGTTGTTGCGGTAAGCTTTGGAAGTTGGAACAGAATGGTTTGAGATCTGTGCATTTAAAAGCGCCTGGGAGAGCTGTTCTTAAGCCATACGTTCCTTTGCCGCGTGCACCGAGACAAAGCCGTTTAAATCATCGGGATAGCATgaagaaaataagagagaaaacTCCGGAAACTGACGGAAAAAGAAGCTTTCATCCTTCGTCTCATGTAGGATATACTGTGTTGAAACTTACTTCGGATACGGAGTCTGAGTTTCAATTTTcggattatgatgatgatgatgacggtAGTGCTTTTCATGAAAAAATTGAAGCTAGCAATGCCACCTTTACTCAAAATGTATCAGAAATGTCGACAGAACACGCAAAGGGTGATTTGAGTCCAACAAAGCCAAAGCCTAGTTCCCCTAAACATGTGGAAGAAATCAACCGACCGCTAGCAGATCAAAATTCATCAGGTTTTGACCTACCTGAGCTCATTTCACTAGATGAAGTTTCACTATCACATTCACACGTTGTTAATCAAGAACCAGAACGAGAATCTGAAGAGTGTAAGATTACCTGTCATTCTGAGAATTTTCTTCCTGATGACCTATCTGAGCTCATGACTTTGGAAGGGTATCACACACCTGCCGGAGACTCATCGGAAAAAT CTGTAGATATTACTCAAGCAGATGATACTGGACTCGTATCCGAAAAGAATGAGGAAGTCTCAGAAAAGATAGATAGAAATgaagatgcatctacagaaattGATTCGACGGCAAGCGAAACTGCTCCTCAAAGTCCTACACAAGAGAATTTAACAGAAGTACCGGATTCTGTCACAGAACAACCACCCTTCAATGAAGTTGTTGAAGTCAAGGAAGAACAGGAGTCTAATGTGTCATCATTTGTTCCCACAAATCACGATCACTTCCCAGAGATAAATGCCGAGACACCAAAATCTTGTCTTGAATCTCAGGATGGAAGCGGCATGTCGGAAATTGAAGGCGAATCCATTGTTGATAAATTAAAGCGACAAATTGAGTATGACAAAAAATGCATGGATGATTTACAAAAGGAACTAGAGGAAGAAAGAAATGCTTCTGCTATTGCTGCAGACGAAGCAATGTCTATGATCACAAGGTTACAAGAGGAGAAGGCGGCATTGCAAATGGAGGCTCTTCAATACTTAAGAATGATGGATGAGCAAGCAGAATATGATAATGACGAATTTGAGAAAGTTAATGATCTACTCgcagaaaaggaaaaagaaatacAAGATTTGGAAGCCGAGTTAGAATATTATAGGTTAAACTCGAACTTAACGAATGAGCCTATCGTTCATAATATGCACGAGCAAAGTAGGGATTCAAAGGAGGAAAGTGTAACGCcacaaaatatttgttttcataATATCACAGATACGGTAAACAATATTCCCAATTCACAATTGTCCGAGGAATCCAAAGGCAGTGACGAAGTTGTGGATGGTGAAACCTCTGTCTTAGAATTTGAAGAGGAAAAGCAATACATTTCACATTGTTTAAAATGCTTGGAAAAGAAACTTCATCAACTTTCTTTTAATAAGGTTTCCTCCGAAGCGTCTAATGTTGGACTTGAAAAGCTTGAAACTAGTAAACTGAATCAACAAGGAGATTCTAACAGTGAAGGGCCCCATTTAGATGGTCGCGACGAGACTGATTTGTCCATACCAAACGATCGAACGTTGAATGGAAATCATGATAAGGATGACTCAGCTGCATCAAATCATGATGATTGTTCTCTTAGTATTGAAAACAAGAATTCCACGTCTGCAGAACCACAATCTTCCAGATCTCGAAGAGAAACTGATTTGATTTCTCTAGAAAATGAAATATCAGACCTTCATGACCGGTTAGAGGCGCTCGAATTTGATCATGATCTTATTGAGCACATCacaaattctcttcaaaatggaAATGATGGCaaaaaatttattcaagacaTAGCGAACCAATTGAGCGAGCTACGGAAAATTGGAATAAGATCAAGATG A